ACCATCtgcattttcttcttcagctccatgTTGGCGTTTTGGTAGGCCTTAGACACGGAGTTCAGGTAGTAGATGGCCAGACTGTCGGAGAGAAACGGCAGGAAGTAGAGTTTTACATGTTACAACCTCGACAGCTTCAGTTGTGGCACATGTGAGCGTCATTCAGTTTGAGATATAGCACATGTTCGCATGACACGACTGACAGGATGCTCATCAGGGAGGAAGTACCAGATCGTGTCGTCTAGGTTTAACTATTTATAGGGAGCTCATTGAAAtgcttcaaaaaaacaaaagtccgTCCCAAGGGTTGGGAATGGGAAGAAGACTCTTCATTGTTGCCATGGTCACGcagcacacagtacacacacacatacacacagtgaAATGTCGTTTACACCCTACAATGGGTCCCCTCCAAACAATCCATGTTTAATATGTAGAGGCCCTGTGACATGCCCGGCATGTCTGGAGCAGTTTGGGGGgggtcggtgccttgctcaagtgCCCtagaggtagactggcccctctccagccaccagcccaTATTTTTGAACCgatgaccctccggttcccaacccaccGAGCCGCTGCCGCCCCGGGTTAGAGCACATTTCCAGTGACGAGTGGCGGTCGCGTGAACTCACACCATGAGCAGCACCGCTGGAATGATGAGGCCTGGGTTGGCTGCATAGCTGAAGAGCGTCCCCATGAAGGCAGGCAGGTCCAGATCAATTGTCTCCATGATCACATCAAACATCTTTTCCTTCCCActgcaaacacgcacacgttgAACGTCAGCATGCAATTTGCACACGCGCCTTTTCCAAATAGGCTCAAATGACGCGATCGTTTTTTTGTGTAAGCGCCACTACCTGAAGGGCCCGCAGTCAAATGAAGGTGGCAGCGTCATGATGGTGTAGACAACAGGCAAcagactgaggaagaggatgaggagcagcagacCCATGTAGAAGTTGTTGGACTTGGAGGCCTTGAAGACGCGCTCATGGGGCACGTTAGTGGCCATCACAGCCCAGCACTGGTAGTACATGGAGCTGAGCAGGCGCAGCACGTTGATGCCGACAAGCCCAGGAGCATAGAACGCACCCATCCTGAAACACACCACAACACGCCATTGGTGTTTGTGGCGTACTCCTCTAATTCAATATGCTACGAAATCATATTCACAGTCAATGATCAAATTGCAATTCccaaatagtaaaaaaaaagaaagtcaaattgatttgtccacctacgttgcacatattaagtgtcttttatgtaatttattgtcattcattgtcattttacatctgtggtgtgatttattgtaagtttgcatctgtggtgtaaaatatatatatatatatttttctaatgttattttgcatcaattgagttattgaattttggttttatttttatttgtattgttaaatgtcgatgatttatgtacgaaggactttcaacggaaacaagaccgcaagggctttttagaaatgctcctcttagacaggatgttactgtacttgtactgtaatacataccactgtttgactgtacttgtactgtaatacatgctactgtgtgactgtacttgtactgtaatacatgctactgtttgactgtacttgtacgctaacattctatctaataaatatattcatcatcatcatcatcatctaaagCAATGAGATATATTCTCCattgcattttcacatttgcagCATAGAATTCTAACACAATATCATATATCTtgtagtaaataaaataaataacaataaaagtaTCCAGAGCGCCACAGCAAGGTGATACACAGGGTGTAGCGGGTCGTGACCATTTAATCTAAAGCGATGCTGATAATCCACAGGGACCGGCTCCAGTGCAACCTGAACCCCAGGGCGTAGCGTTGCTATTGATATCTTCTGTGCACGGCGATACTGGATATgcatgcagcaacacacacccacgcaTGTAAGCTCGCACAAACGGGCACACACCAACAACTGAGCATGTGGAACGAACGCATCAAAATAAAGTTGGTACCATATCATCCCTTGATTGAAGACCAATCCGAGTACGTTTCCGCTGATGTCAAACTCTCCGTACGATGGCTAAGAGTGACCACAGAGAGAGATTAAAAGCTTCAGCGAAGCTTCAGCAACGATAGCGTTTCACCCACAGTTTAGGATACAAAGAACTAGATGTCAGGTAAGCTGCTGGGGTTCACCTGCGACATAAATAATAATGGCAGAGCATTAACATGCAGTCAATTGATGTCTTGCAGAGTGGGAAGGATAAagcatattttataagatatTATGTTTTTTAAGCCTCAATAAATGGGAAAGTCTggatatatgtatatatatattttgtatccagacatgTATCTGGATCGTTGtcaaatttaatgggatctaatttagaccaagacccatcttcagatttttttttgctcaagatccatccagcagtttgttccgtaatcctgctaacagacagacacagaaagacaaacgccatcaaagGCATAACCTCCTTCACAGAGCTAGCAAAATGGCAAGATGTTCAAATTCCATTTGAATCCATGTCTTCAGCTGGCGGACTTACAAATCCAGCCTCCAGGTCCCAGCACCAGCAGTAGTTGAGGAAGCGGACGATCACCGCTCTGGCGAAGTCACCGATCAGGATAGTCAAGTAGGTCACCTGGATGTCTGACACGGTCAGCTTCACAAACTCCTGGAACAAGTTCGGGAAAGCAATCTGGTGAAGAAAAGCTTTGTGCCGCAGTTTGTCTGACAGCATGGCAGCTCCGCACAGTGCTAAGAGGAACCGCAACAGCAGCACCTAGAACTTAGAGTGACATCTAATTATTACTATGCCAACAGCAGTCTCCCAGCATGGCCCTCTGATGACATCGGCAGGGTtcatggggggtggggtggcCTCTGTGTCGTTAAGCAGACTTGTGTAGTTGGCATAGTACTCCTTCATTGCCCAGATGGAGGCGTTCCTGATGGACTGCTCCTCTTTCAGCTGCGAGGCAGAAGGGAGTCAGTCCGGTCTTTGCGCAGTcagagcagtggggggggggcagattcgCTGAACGCAGTCGTCATACCTTGGTGTTGACCTCGTCAAACAGGGCGAACAGAAAGGTGTAGAGGTTTCCCAGAAAGAGGGCAAAGATGCGTCCGAGCTGCCACTTGAGGGCGATTCTGGGATGGTAGTCCTCCAGCTCTGCAATGGTCTCGAACAGAGGAGGACACACCAGACCCAGCAGAGACATGATAATCTCCAGCTGcccagcacacagacacaccaccATGACGCACACTTCACAGGGACCATGTCTTTCGACCGATCGTACCCTTCCCACCACAATTACCTCGTTCTTCTCGTACCAGCTGAGGTCATCCCGGTTGGCGAACTCCTGAGACCTCTTCACCACGAAGTAGATGAGGTATCCGCTGCCGCCAAGGCTGCACAAGATCAAGAAGTTAGCCAGGACTCTGAGGAACCTCCGGAGGTGGATGTTCTCGTCTTTCTGGTTCTCCTGCTCATCCACAATGGACTCCTGTTTTTGCAAACCAGGAATGACTCTGACTGTATTTCCGGTGCAGCAGGGAGCTGAACAAATGGAGCTAAAGTTAGATCTGGCACGCGCTTCCTGTGAAACGGCTGCCACGCTTACCTTGAAGCTGGTGGTGATGGACGCGTACTTGTTGTCAGCAGTCTCTGCATTGCCTATAAGGTAATCCCAGCTGGTGAACATCTTCCAGGCAAACGTGAACTCACTTTCATCTCCGTCTCCGCCACCGACATCTGCGTTCTTGGCCATCCTgaaaaaacaaaccttctgCATGGGGCCTTCTGAACAGTGTCAAAATGAACTTTGATATTTGCATTGTTACCTGGTAAATGCACATATACACAACTGTTTTAACATTATGTCTAGGCCTAGCTTGAGTTCCCTAGGGAACGTGCACTTTCAACAAGTGCACGTTGGGTAGGCTGACGAATGGCGTTCTAACCGTTTCAAACTTAGATTCTTGGCAACCTGAATGAAAATCAGGTGCACTGGGCTAAACCCCTGAGCcggaagcagctgcagactcACGTGCTAATCACGACCATCAGGCTGTAGCCGAAGGTGCCGATCCCAACCATGAGGTAGGACAGAGGCAGCCTGAACTTCAGCAGGCCGATGGTCCTCTGGTCGTTGTAAAATCCATAGAATAGGACGGAATATTTGCAGTAGCCCTAAGAAAACAAGGAGGTGGTGAATTCAGCAATACGTGTGGGGCAAAAAAAGAGTTTTAGATCACAGTCGATCTGGCAAGACTGTAAAGCTGAGACCTGAACCTCCCTGTGGCGGTTGGCATTGTAGTATGAAAAGCAACTGCCACCGTTTTCTGTCATGCGAAAGGAAGGTAAGAAGTGTTTGATTTCTCTTGCAGGTTACTAAGAGGTGGGATGAGACTGACGTTGAAATCCATGAGGACGGAGTAGTCCTGAGCGGTGTCCTGCTCCGCTCTAGGCACAGTCTTCCTGGGAATAGATCCATAGGGAAGGCCCATCAGTACCTGGCAAAGAAGATGAATATACAGACTCATATGataaaagaaatcacatttttgtCCTTCACCCAGGAAGACCCAGAACTCTACAGTGACCttatacatttttgttttatatgatTCACTGTTTTTTAAACGTATTTTTAAGCgatattttcttcatttttctttttcttttttttatggaatagttttttttttataccaatGAAATAAGATGCTTCAAACTTAGAGCTTTTAACCAGGgctttattaatatatataccAATATACCAATTTTAAGAGCAGATTTAAATTCGATTTAAATCATCTCACCTCTGGGATAACAACCAGTCCAAAGGTGAAACCAAAAAGGACCAGGTTCATGCCGTACATCCAGCGCAGGAAGATAAAGTAAGATGCCACCGAAGACCCGAAGTGACCTGAGGATATTGAGTAGAGATATTTACGctcagcattcacccactcagcattcaccgactcagcattcacccactcagCATTCATCCACTCAGCATTCACCTACTCAGCATTCATccactcagcattcacccactcagcattcatccactcagcattcatccactcagcattcacccactcagcattcatccactcagcattcacccactcagCATTCATCCACTCAGCATTCATCCACTCAGCATTCACCTACTCAGCATTCACCTACTCAGCATTCACCTactcagcattcacccactcagcattcatccactcagcattcacccactcagcattcacccactcagCATTCATCCACTCAGCATTCACCTACTCAGCATTCACCTACTCAGCATTCACCTactcagcattcacccactcagcattcatccactcagcattcacccactcagcattcacccactcagcattcatccactcagcattcacccactcagcattcacccactcagcattcacacactcagcattcatccactcagcattcacccactcagcattcacccactcagcattcacccactcagCATTCATCCACTCAGCGTTCACCTactcagcattcacccactcagcattcacccactcagcattcacccactcagcattcacccactcagcattcacccactcactCGTCTGTTTTTTCCACACAACAGCACTGCTGCAAGAAGACAAGAAAACGTACTCTCCACCTCTTTTATCTTCCTCTCCCAGGGGATGCAGGCAGTTCTGAAGTTCTCAAAATCCCTTTGGAACTTGATCCATTTCTGGCagcatatatataaaaatagagAGATTACAGGAGGAATATGCACACGATCAAAAAGAGAAGAatcaaacatgcaaattgggtgccTGACCTTTGCCATCATCACTTTGTAGGCGTACCattttctgccttttccttttcccaAAGCTCCTTCAAACTTGTCCACAAATTCTTGAGCCTCCCTGGGAACAAAAAAGGAGAGACAGAATTCAGGTtgaggagcaggagctggaTCCCGGTAAAGGTGTAAGGCATTACTTTAGGTGTGtcagcctcttcttcatcctccatgGCTTGTTCCTGATGTTCGTgatcagcttcttcttctcctccacctcctccatgaGCTTGGCCATCTCTCCTTCTGACATggactcctcctcttcatctgagTCAGAGTTGGAATCAGAGGAACTGGGGGAGAAAGGGATGGGAATTTGTGGAGGCGACGTCTTTCTAAAGCGAAAATAAGAATCAGTCGTATCTGCtccgggcagcacggtggcgcagtgggtcgtgctgttgcttcacagcaagaagatccaacttgcggcctttctgtgaggactttgcatgttctccccgtgtctgcagggttctctccgggttctccggcttcctcccaccaccacaaacatgctaattagctgaattgtgtgtgtgtgtgtgtgtgtgtgaatgattgtctgtctgtgcggccctgcgatgaactggcggcttgtccagggtgtaccccgcctctctcgtagactgctgggataggctccaataGATCCAGTGATTTGGGATTAAGCGGTAAAAGATGAATGATTGGATGATTGGATGTATTTGCTCTGACCTACCTGtcatccttcttttttttcttcttattcttCTCATTGTCCTTATCTTTTCCCTTATCTTTCCCCTTAGCATCCCCCTTCTTGCCCTTACTATCTTGTGCATCATCCttccctcctttctttcctcctcctctcttccccttCTTTCCTTTATTGTCATCGCTgtcctcctcatcactgtcCAGGGCTTTGCCTCCTTTCTTCTTATTGGCTGCTCCTCGTTGCTTCTTCTTGGGTGCTTCATCCCCGCtctcaccatcttcatcatcatcatcaccacttcCACGCTTCTTGGACTTCTTGTTTCCTCCCTTGCGTCTCCTGGGagcttcgtcttcctcctcgtcttcctcctcgctgGCTGCTTTTATACCCCGGCCTCTTCCCTTTgcacctcctcttccacctGCCTGCCTCCTTTTGGTTCTCCTCTGCTTGAAATCCTCTAGATTAAGATCAAATAACACAGTAGATTAGACTgaagaataattattttataacaCAGTCCAATTACCGGTAAATCTTTTATTCACTCACCGTCACTGTCATTCAAATCTGCGTCAATCTCAATCCCGACTGAGGAAGAACACAGAAGGAACACTCAACAGGAGAACATCTGCACTATGAACTACCACTCATCAGAGTCagttaaagtttttatttttcagtctaAAGAATATCTTTATGTCTGCGTTGTGAGTCGGGCAGACTGGAGGAGGTTGCAAAGCTCATTTGGGTCACAGCGACAGCAGGGAAATGTGAGACGACCCAAGAAAAGGTGGTTTCACTCAAACCAGCCTCCTTGATTCTAGTTTGTATGCGATTTTACATGCTGCAtattaaaaaatgcaaatcatTTCATCCCATGGAAACACTTCTGCAGCCTAATGTCCATGATTACGATGTAAATGCTGTTAAAAATGTTCCACTTTTATCCTATGCATACGTGATCAGTTCATCAAGGCATGAATCATTACTGTAAGAAGACACAGTCATTTCTTCTTGTTGTGTCATGAAGTGTAataatttcatcatcatcatcatcatcatcatcatcatcattctcatTTCTTATTTGAGCAATTTCAGATGTCAAATAGAAAAAAGATCTAATGGATCAATACCCTTCCAGAATCACCCGCCTGCTGCTCAACCCagtcttgtgtgtgtttatttattcattccattcattcattttccaaccgctccGCCCGACACCGGGtgaatttatgtatttatatatctttttttatttaatttcctttatttttaagTAAGGGTAACAAAGATAGAGCAGATAAGCAAGCACAGCACTGATATTAAACTTGGTAACTTTTCCCCACCAATCACAAGGATTGGATGaatgtattattgtgtgtcatCCATGCCCAGGcccatacacacgcacacacacgcacacacacacacacacacacacacgccggcaAAGAACCAAAGAGAAACATACCCACACTCTAAAGCAAACGCTCGCCACAGGTGTGTGAGTCTTGATGTCGCACCATTGAAGCAGTCGACAGTCAGTCTGTATAACTTCATGCTAGTTTTGTTTCTATTTACGTTTCTGCTTGCGGGAAAAGAGTCTAGACTCACAGAGTCTGCATCTCTGGCATCGAGGCAAATGTAATGCTGTCAGTGCGGCGAGAGTGTAAAGAAAGGACTTTGTGTTCATGAATAAGGAATCAttgtaatgaatgaatgaatgaatgaatgaaccatGAACCATTACAGATCATTAAAACCCACACAACCTGCATCACTGATGTACGAAACGGATACTCACCGTCTTCCATGGACGCTGTATCACGTTTTCTCGGCATGACatatagaaataaaagaaaatccctCTGTCCTCCGAGCCGTCTACAGCGTAGCCCAATCGACCCCAGCAGCAGGTCGGCCGACCGTGTCGTCACTATGACGACTGCTACGCGTTACCCGCTTTCAACACGTGCACGTTGGGTAAGTGCAGGATCTTGTGAAAACCAGAGCGGACCTAGCAGGCCTGCAGTGGAGCCGGGTGTCCTGCTGGGGTTTCTCTAACTGGCCAAAGGACCACACTGTAGACACTCTCACTCCTTGTGTTACctgagacaaaacacacacacacacacacacacacacacacagagtgagagAAGAAGACCAGACGCCCTAAACATTTAATGACGGTTTGGGTTTCTCTCGCTTTGCCAAGGGTAAATGCCCAGAGATGACCTTGAAGCTGCAGCATCTTTCCATTTCACTGTCTTGGAGCCCAGAGCAGCAGGTCTGGAGTCAGCCGACCTGCAgcacgcgtgtgtgcgtgtgtgtgcgtatagCGCCGGAAGCCTTATGAAGCATCATAGATGCACACACGCATCGCAGCCTCATTGAATAATGCAACAGAGCTCATTTTACGACTCCAAAGTGATTCCATTACTCGGTTGCGTTCCCACATGACACCTGTTTATCCAGCGGGGTGGCTTCCCCTCGCTGGCTGCTCAGAGGGAATAGACGCAGCTGGGGCAAATGCATAAATGTGTAACGTGCTGCCCAACACCAAAGGAAATTCAGAACTTCTCGTACCATATCCCCAGCGTGACTGTAAATTTCATTTTGCAATCATAAAGTGACAATTACATGAGACTGGCCGTGCATGATTAATGCACATGAGGGTATAAAGCACATGCCTTTACCCGATGTTGGATTTGAAGCTTTTACATTTGAGTGGTataaacgttttattttctcacCTCATACCTTTCAAACGTCTGAACCTTTAGGGTTCGGTGTTCTGCATGGGCCAGGTAGGTCAGGGTCACGTAGTGGTAAACGCTGTCGCCTCGCAACAAGAAGGTatcgggttcgaatcctatctctGTGGAGCTCTCCCCGTGGGTTTCCTCCCAtctctaaaaacatgcaatttaggtgaattgattagcCTAAATTGTTCgtagcgtgtgcgtgtgcgtgtccgtgcgttgtgtgtggccccgcgatgcactggcgacgcattcggagTGTTTCAAGCTATGATTGGCTCGCGTGGTGGATGTACTGTATGTAATGCCGTTTCCCAACCcccttgtttgtgttttatcttttccttctcattctttccttccttttgcacatATAATTGTATTACTGATTTTATATTCCTCACtgttagatttccttctatttttatctctgaagatgtgaatgttttgtgtaaTGTCGATGGGGGAGATCTGTACAGTGAGTTTGTACTGTGCGTTATGTtaataaagcaataaaaaagaaataaaaaaactttataCAATGCACGTTCTTGTTGTGCCACCTAGCGGTCATGCACTGAACTGAACAGTTCTTAATGTTAAATTAGTATCATGATTAAATGAGCTGATTCACATGTATTCAAAGGCCATGATCATTTTCAGAACATATTCCTGGAG
The nucleotide sequence above comes from Brachionichthys hirsutus isolate HB-005 chromosome 19, CSIRO-AGI_Bhir_v1, whole genome shotgun sequence. Encoded proteins:
- the tmc2a gene encoding transmembrane channel-like protein 2-A; translation: MEDVGIEIDADLNDSDEDFKQRRTKRRQAGGRGGAKGRGRGIKAASEEEDEEEDEAPRRRKGGNKKSKKRGSGDDDDEDGESGDEAPKKKQRGAANKKKGGKALDSDEEDSDDNKGKKGKRGGGKKGGKDDAQDSKGKKGDAKGKDKGKDKDNEKNKKKKKKDDSSSDSNSDSDEEEESMSEGEMAKLMEEVEEKKKLITNIRNKPWRMKKRLTHLKEAQEFVDKFEGALGKGKGRKWYAYKVMMAKKWIKFQRDFENFRTACIPWERKIKEVESHFGSSVASYFIFLRWMYGMNLVLFGFTFGLVVIPEVLMGLPYGSIPRKTVPRAEQDTAQDYSVLMDFNGYCKYSVLFYGFYNDQRTIGLLKFRLPLSYLMVGIGTFGYSLMVVISTMAKNADVGGGDGDESEFTFAWKMFTSWDYLIGNAETADNKYASITTSFKESIVDEQENQKDENIHLRRFLRVLANFLILCSLGGSGYLIYFVVKRSQEFANRDDLSWYEKNELEIIMSLLGLVCPPLFETIAELEDYHPRIALKWQLGRIFALFLGNLYTFLFALFDEVNTKLKEEQSIRNASIWAMKEYYANYTSLLNDTEATPPPMNPADVIRGPCWETAVGIEFVKLTVSDIQVTYLTILIGDFARAVIVRFLNYCWCWDLEAGFPSYGEFDISGNVLGLVFNQGMIWMGAFYAPGLVGINVLRLLSSMYYQCWAVMATNVPHERVFKASKSNNFYMGLLLLILFLSLLPVVYTIMTLPPSFDCGPFSGKEKMFDVIMETIDLDLPAFMGTLFSYAANPGLIIPAVLLMVLAIYYLNSVSKAYQNANMELKKKMQMARDEEKNRRNNTDSTNQVMKDLEDLLPNRSLIPPAPPPEPEKAPEPETKPTKVKPGSAGRGVKLQRDVTLASPNPNVREPVSRAPRGRGPGPGPGRGRGRGPPPR